The following proteins are co-located in the Ammospiza caudacuta isolate bAmmCau1 chromosome 32, bAmmCau1.pri, whole genome shotgun sequence genome:
- the STIP1 gene encoding stress-induced-phosphoprotein 1: MGRRGRGRGVLAASRGRRGSGGSGAAAMEEAQELKERGNRALAAGDVGAAVGHYSAAIARDPNNHVLFSNRSAAYARLGDYGRALADACRTLELRPDWAKGYSRKAAALEFLQRLEEAKATYEEGLAREPGNEQLLQGLRGVEARLAERKLLNPFSAPDLLARLEADPRTRGLLGDPEYRRLLETLRSDPGQLGAKLQDPRVMTTLSVLLGVELSGAEEEEEAPSPPPPPPPPPSQPPPAEELPQNKQEAQKEKELGNAAYKRKEFPAALEHYTRAEQLDPTNMTYVTNQAAVYFETGEYERCRALCERAIEVGRENREDYRQIAKAYARIGNSYFREERYKDAVHFYNKSLAEHRTPDVLKKCQQAEKILKEQERLAYIDPDLALEEKNKGNECFQRGDYPQAMKHYSEAIRRNPHEARLYSNRAACYTKLLEFPLALKDCEECIRLEPTFIKGYTRKAAALEAMRDYTKAMEVYQRALDLDPSCKEAAEGLRRCVRGQQQRSEPPEELRRRALADPEVQQIMGDPAMRLILEQMQKDPQALSEHLKNPLIAQKIQKLMDVGLIAIR; the protein is encoded by the exons ATGGGGCGCAGGGGGCGTGGCCGCGGGGTTCTAGCAGCTTCCAGAGGGCGgcgcgggagcggcgggagcggagccGCGGCCATGGAGGAG GctcaggagctgaaggagcgGGGGAACCGGGCGCTGGCGGCGGGGGACGTGGGGGCGGCCGTGGGGCACTACTCGGCCGCCATCGCCCGGGACCCCAACAACCACGTCCTGTTCAGCAACCGCTCGGCCGCCTACGCGCGCCTCGGAGACTACGGGCGGGCCCTGGCCGATGCGTGCCGCACGCTGGAGCTGCGCCCCGACTGGGCCAAG gggtACTCGCGCAAGGCGGCCGCTCTGGAGTTCCTGCAGCGCCTGGAGGAGGCCAAGGCCACCTACGAGGAGGGGCTGGCCCGGGAGCCGGGCaatgagcagctcctgcagggcctgcgCGGGGTGGAGGCCAGGCTGGCGG AGCGGAAGCTGCTGAACCCCTTCAGTGCCCCCGACCTGCTGGCCCGGCTGGAGGCCGACCCCCGAACgcgggggctgctgggggacCCCGAGTACCGGCGGCTGCTGGAGACGCTGCGCAGCGACCCCGGCCAGCTGGGGGC gaaGCTGCAGGACCCGCGGGTGATGACGACGCTCAGCGTGCTGCTGGGCGTGGAGCTGAGCGgggctgaggaagaggaggaggcgCCTTCGccgccccccccgcccccaCCGCCCCCCTCGCAGCCCCCCCCGGCCGAGGAGCTCCCCCAGAACAAGCAGGAG gcccagaaggagaaggagctgggcaACGCCGCCTACAAGCGCAAGGAGTTCCCGGCGGCGCTGGAGCACTACACCCGCGCCGAGCAGCTCGACCCCACCAACATGACCTACGTCACCAACCAAGCAG ccgTGTACTTCGAGACGGGCGAGTACGAGCGGTGCCGGGCGCTGTGCGAGCGCGCCATCGAGGTGGGCCGGGAGAACCGCGAGGATTACAGGCAGATTGCCAA GGCCTATGCAAGGATCGGGAACTCGTATTTCCGCGAGGAGCGCTACAAGGACGCTGTGCACTTCTACAACAAATCCCTGGCCGAGCACCGCACGCCCGACGTGCTCAAGAAGTGCCAGCAG GCCGAGAAGATCCTGAAGGAGCAGGAGCGCTTGGCCTACATCGACCCCGACCTGGCGCTGGAGGAGAAGAACAAAGGCAACGAGTGCTTCCAGCGAG GGGATTACCCCCAGGCCATGAAGCACTACAGCGAGGCCATCCGGCGCAACCCGCACGAGGCGCGGCTCTACAGCAACCGCGCCGCCTGCTACACCAAGCTGCTCGAGTTCCCCCTGGCCCTCAAg GACTGTGAGGAGTGCATCCGGCTGGAGCCCACCTTCA tcAAGGGTTACACGCGGAAGGCGGCGGCGCTCGAGGCCATGCGCGATTACACCAAGGCCATGGAGGTTTATCAGCGCGCCCTGGACCTCGACCCCTCCTGCAAG gaGGCGGCCGAGGGGCTGCGTCGCTGCGTGcgggggcagcagcagcgctCGGAGCCCCCCGAGGAGCTGCGGCGCCGGGCCCTGGCTGACCCCGAGGTGCAGCAGATCATGGGGGACCCGGCCATGAGGCTGATCCTGGAGCAGATGCAGAAGGACCCGCAGGCCCTCAGCGA GCACCTCAAGAACCCGCTGATCGCGCAGAAGATCCAGAAGCTGATGGACGTGGGGCTCATCGCCATCCGgtga
- the LOC131569998 gene encoding LOW QUALITY PROTEIN: leucine-rich repeat transmembrane protein FLRT1-like (The sequence of the model RefSeq protein was modified relative to this genomic sequence to represent the inferred CDS: deleted 1 base in 1 codon), which translates to MEGAVWPPPPPPGPHAPAGATRAPPRRGGGGHGAPGPVNEEEEEEEPGGATGARLLTTATTAAIVPLLTTVLTTATTVLTTVTTVAIVPLLTTATTVLTTLLLTTATTVAIVPLLTTATTLLLTTVTTLLTTALTVLTTGIPLLLTTATTLLTTRIPRLTAGISRLPTTTTIPLLTLTLLTTAAPVSACPAVCRCSGGRVYCNDRGLTAVPEGLPPGATTLFLQNNRIGDAGIPARLGRLPALRVLYLYANALEQLPAHLPPALRELHLQENNVRGLCRRALARAPLLERLHLDDNSVSAAGIEEDAFAENRRLRLLFLSRNHLSSVPAGLPPALEELRLDDNRIHTIPLRAFEGLPALRRLVLDGNLLANQRMADDTFSRLGNLSELSLGRNALAAPPANLPRARLRRLSLAANAISHVPGRSLARMRALERLDLSDNNLTTLPRGLFDDLGSLSHLGLRNNPWFCGCNLAWLRDWLRRRAPPRLEVRGLLCQAPARLRGLPVGELRGEMDACESPGGAGGTGAGTSPGVSSPAAPGGAAAASPGLWVQAAPGGAPAAGCGPGGGAVTETLVRGERGEYVVRALQPRAPYRVCLAALEPPAAPPLCAQARAGAGDPSQTGGGGGGARLALRPLRAPDEGGIRTVFPPPPPPPPPPPLPPPGVRGYRGGPVPHGGGGGGGS; encoded by the exons ccgccgccgccgccgccgggcccgCACGCGCCGGCCGGAGCCACCCG CGCCCCcccccggcggggcggggggggccATGGAGCACCGGGCCCGGTgaacgaggaggaggaggaggaggagccgggGGGAGCGACAGGAGCCAG GCTGCTGACCACTGCGACCACCGCGGCCATCGTCCCCCTGCTGACCACCGTGCTGACCACCGCGACCACCGTGCTGACCACTGTGACCACCGTGGCCATCGTCCCCCTGCTGACCACTGCGACCACCGTGCTGACCACCCTGCTGCTGACCACCGCGACCACCGTGGCCATCGTCCCCCTGCTCACCACTGCGACCACCCTGCTGCTGACCACTGTGACCACCCTGCTGACCACTGCCCTCACCGTGCTGACCACTGGAATCCCCCTGCTGCTGACCACTGCGACCACCCTGCTGACCACCAGAATCCCCCGGCTGACCGCCGGCATTTCCCGGCTGCCCACCACGACCACCATCCCCCTGCTGACCCTCACCCTGCTGACCACCGCCGCCCCCGTGTCCGCCTGCCCCGCCGTTTGCCGCTGCTCCGGCGGCCGCGTTTACTGCAACGACCGCGGGCTGACGGCCGTGCCCGAGGGGCTCCCTCCCGGTGCCACCACGCTGTTCCTGCAGAACAACCGCATCGGCGACGCGGGCATCCCGGCTCGCCTGGGCCGGCTGCCGGCGCTGCGGGTGCTTTACCTGTACGCCAAcgccctggagcagctgccggCTCACCTGCCGCCGGCTCTGCgggagctgcacctgcaggaGAACAACGTGCGCGGCCTCTGCCGCCGGGCGCTGGCCCGGGCGCCGCTGCTCGAGCGGCTGCACCTGGATGATAACTCGGTGTCGGCCGCCGGCATCGAGGAGGACGCGTTCGCCGAGAACCGAAGGCTgcgcctcctcttcctctcccgGAACCACCTGAGCAGCGTCCCCGCGGGGCTGCCGCCGGCGCTGGAGGAGCTGCGGCTGGATGACAACCGCATCCACACCATCCCGCTGCGGGCTTTCGAGGGGCTGCCGGCGCTGCGGCGCCTGGTGCTGGACGGGAACCTGCTGGCGAACCAGCGCATGGCCGACGACACCTTCAGCCGCCTGGGGAACCTCAGCGAGCTCTCGCTGGGTCGCAACGCGCTGGCGGCGCCCCCGGCCAACCTGCCCCGGGCTCGGCTCCGCCGCCTCTCGCTGGCCGCCAACGCCATCAGCCACGTCCCCGGCCGGAGC CTGGCCAGGATGAGGGCGCTGGAGAGGTTGGATCTGTCGGACAACAACCTGACCACGCTGCCCAGGGGGCTCTTCGACGATCTGGGCAGCCTGAGCCACCTGGGGCTGCGCAACAACCCCTGGTTCTGCGGCTGCAACCTGGCCTGGCTGCGGGACTGGCTGCGGCGCCGCGCCCCGCCGCGCCTGGAGGTGCgggggctgctgtgccaggcaccGGCCCGGTTGCGGGGGCTGCCGGTGGGAGAGCTCCGGGGGGAGATGGACGCTTGCGAGAGCCCGGGAGGAGCGGGGGGAACGGGCGCGGGGACGTCGCCCGGCGTTTCCTCCCCCGCCGCACCGGGAGGAGCGGCCGCCGCCTCGccggggctctgggtgcaggcGGCTCCCGGCGGGGCCCCTGCGG CTGGCTGCGGCCCGGGGGGGGGAGCCGTGACCGAGACCTTGGTGCGGGGCGAGCGCGGCGAGTACGTGGTGCGGGCGCTGCAGCCCCGAGCCCCGTACCGGGTGTGCCTCGCCGCTCTGGAGCCGCCCGCCGCTCCCCCGCTCTGCGCGCAAGCCCGGGCCGGTGCCGGCGACCCCTCCCAAACCG GTGGCGGCGGGGGGGGGGCGCGGTTGGCGCTGCGGCCGCTGCGGGCCCCGGACGAGGGCGGGATCCGCACCGTGTtcccccccccgccgccgccgccgccgccgccgccgctgcccccccCCGGCGTGCGCGGTTACCGGGGGGGGCCGGTACCGCATGGAGGGGGCGGCGGAGGGGGGTCCTGA